In the Triticum aestivum cultivar Chinese Spring chromosome 2B, IWGSC CS RefSeq v2.1, whole genome shotgun sequence genome, GAAGAACCTGACAAAAGTACTCGTTTTGTAGTTGTCGTCATCTAATTCCCCAGGCGTGCATCAATGGTTAAAGAAGGCGTCCCATTTTAGGCGTAACTGTCCCCACTTACGCGCGAGACATATACGTGCATGGGACATGCAGATGCAATGTAACGTTCGATGCACGAGTGATGTATACGGTGCATGGATCATGCACGTGAAATCCGTCGCTCCAAGGAGTACGTGAGGGAAGATAAATGGACGTCTAGATTGGACCAGAAGCTAATGGAACATCGCCGCTAACAAGCCTAACGTGAGGGCACCGACATATTTAACAAAATGGATTCTCGTGAGCCTCTCTCGAAGATAATCGTCACCTTGACATCAAACAACACAAATACAACATACCATTTTCTCTGTTAAGAAATAGGAAAGACATGGATCTCCTTGAAAGGTACTTGTTGACTGATTTCTATCTATGTCTTTGAAACACACAAGCGAACAAATGGCAACTTCAGTGGTCACCATCAGAGCCCAAACGGATCAGCCATCACAGGAACCCTCCTAGATCATAGCATCAGTTCCATCCAAGTCAACCATCACGGTATGCACCATGACCAATATTCGCATCACACAACGTTCTTGTCCCCTAATTTTGTTCTCCTGCAAAAGCTATGATAGGTAACCCAACCGCCAGTTACCAATCCATAACCGTTCGGGAAGAAGAACTGCACAAAAGTACTGATTTTGCAGTTGTCGTCATCTGATTCCCGAGGCATGCATCAATAATTAAAAAGGCATCCCTTTTTAGGCGTAACTGTCCCACTTACGCGGGCGATGTATACGTGCATGGGACATGCAAACACAGTGTAACGTTTGGTGCGTGAGTGACGTATACGCTGCATGGATCATGCACGTGAAATCTGTCTCCAAGGAGTACGCGAGGGGAGATAAACAGACGCCTAGACTAGACCAGCAGCTAACGGAACACCGCCGCCGACAAGCCTAAGATGAGGGCACCGCCATATTTAAAACAAATGGATTCCTGCAAGCCTCCGACGAAGATAACCCTGACCTCAGACATCAAACAAGACAAACACAACATACCATTTTCTTTGTTAAGAAAGATGAAAGACATGGATCTCCTTGAAAGGTATTTGTTGACTGATTTCTATGTAGGTTTTGAAACACACAAGTGAACGAATGGCAACTTCAGTGGTCACCATCAGAGCCTGATCGGATCAACCATCACATGAACCCTCCTAGATCCTAGCACCGGCTTGCCCCAAGTCAACCATTATGGTGGGCACCATAACCAATATCTGCATGACACAAAGTTTTTGCCCCCTAATTCCGTCCTCCTCTGAAAGCCACGATAGATAAACCCACTAATATCGGTTATCAATCCATAGCCGCTCGATCAGAAGAACCCGACAAAACTACCAAATTTGTAGTTGTCGTCATCAGATTCCCAATACAGGCATCAATAATTAAGAAGGCATGCCTTTTTAGGTGTAACTACCCCCTTACGCGCGTGGAGACACACGCTAGGCGCTCCGAGGTGTCGTGATCCGCGTGAGACGTATACGTGCATGGGACATGCAGACGCAACGTAACGTTCGGCGCGCAAGTGACATATACGCCGCATGGCGCATGCACGCGAAAACGGTCGCTCCAAGGAGTACGTGAGGGGAGACAAACGGACGTCTGGACCGGACCAGACGCTAACGGAACACCACCGTCAACAAAGCCCTAACATGAGGGCGCCACCATATTTAAAACAAAACGGCATTCTTTGTTACCCGAACCGACATCAAAGAGCACGAATACAACACATCGTTTTCTTTGTTATTAAGAAAGACTAGCGATATGGATCTCCTTGAAAGGCACCCGTTTGACTGATGTCCATCTCATTGAAAGCCACTTGTTGACTGATTTTTATACCAGGGCCAAGAAGGATATCAACAAGCAGGTCTTTAAAAAACACAAACGCACGCATGGCAGCTTCGACGGTGATCAGGGGAGCCAAGGGCCACCCCAACCCGGCCCCCGCCCGCACGAACCTGGTCACCTCCTTCCCTTTTCATTGCATCAAACAAAAAGTTCGTAACCGTTAGGCTGCATCGCCCCCTTCAACCAGAATCATCTAGATTACAGATCTCGCATTTTGCAACCTCCCATTCTCTGGAGTAACGATAATAATAACACTCCACGTCGCCTTCAGGCTTGGATATATACATGCCTTGCATCTTCTTCTTTCTCAGAAATAACCCAGATCGTTCAGATTCTTTGCCAGGAGAGTCCCCGGCTTTCGAGCCCTACTCGGTGGAGTTGCTTTATCCTATGGTTGGATGGATGGTTAGGCGGACAGTGTTATCCTAGCCCATCAGGAGTCAAGTTCCACTGCTCGCATTTATTccggatttatttcagaatttccggtgatgcGCGTCCGAACGCGGTTGCGTATGTACCatgttattgttattattattaataaaaaagaaaaagcaGAAACGGCGCCGCGCAGCCCCGCACACGCCACCCCCCGCTCCATATCCTTCCGTGACGACCGCATCCATCCCTACTCCACTCCTCCGCTGACAGCCGGGGCCGGCCCCGCCGCGGCTCCGGCGACCCGCGCCCACCGGCCCAGCACGCGCCAGTAACGGCCGCGCCGTTTTGTCCCGTCCGTCCCCGGCTCGCCGTCGCTATCCATCCGCCCAGCCCGCCCCTTTGACCTGCGCCACGCCTATATATACGCCACCCCAGGGCCAGGGCCCCATTCCCTGCCCTGCCACCCCACCGCACCGCCGCTCCCCAAAATTTTCCGTTCCCTCCCCCGTCCCGCGCCCCCGCTtaaacccctaaccctagccacaccgccgccgccgccgccgccaccgcaaagCCATTTCGGTGCCGGTCTGCAGGTCGGGCGCGGGGCGGGCTTTCCGGGATGGCGCCGTTCGGGGACGGCGGCGGGATGGGGGGAGGCCCGTTCGGCAACGGCGGGATGGGCGGCGGCGCGTTCGGCGGCACCGGACGCGCGTTCGGGCACGGCGGGGAGGACGACCCCGGGTGGGGCTGGGACCCGCTGCGCAGCGGCAGCGCGCCGCCGACCATGGACGGCGCGCTGCTTGGGGCGGAGGGggttcttggcggcggcggcggcggggattcGTTCTTCTCCGGGGCCGGCGGGCTCGGCGCCCGGCTCGACGAGGTCAGCAGGCGCCGCGGGGTCATCGACCAGGTAAAGAAAAGGCCGGCGCCGCTGTTTCTTGATTGGCTCTGTATGCTTCAATCCTGTCCTGTTCCGTGCTTTTCCGTTGCTGGTTAATGGCGTCGTGCCGTGCCGTGCGTGGTGTAGATTGGATCTACTACTTATCATCTATCGGTGTGCTCTAGCAGGGGGCTTCCCGTCGGATTTAGTTTCGATCTGTGCGCCGCTAGTTCCTCTCCTGCTCGCGCGAGGGTGGCTGTAAATTTGTCGTCTTTTTGTTTATCTCGCAAAAAGAAGGTTGCTAGATTGGTAGTCTAATTGAGCAGATGCCGGCGAGCGAGGGCTACGGCATAGATTGGTTCCGATTGAGTACATTATGCCCCGCTTCGTGCGTCTGCGGGGGTTGAAATTGGATGCTTCAGGTCTCTCTGTGTGCTAAAGTTGGCAGAAGCCTGATTCTTTTTCATTGTTTTTGTCCTGTATATCGGTTCTAATGTTACAGATGCAGGCAAGCACCACTGTTTTGGTTCCAATGTTTGGATCCATATGTGGTCTATGGCTTTTATTGATTGATTTGATTGTCCATATGTCTTCTTGGTTGTGCAGTCCTGTTTTTAACAAGTATATTTGAGTACTGCAGGAATTCAGCTGGAACATCTTTTGTCAAAATTTTGCCTAGCTTGCAATGGTAACCATTGTTAGTTCTGCTTGGCAATTACTTGAGTTGCGATTTATGTGTCTGTTCACCGTGATGAGTTGGATCGTGGGGGAAACGTGGCATCTGCTTTGGTAGATGCCCTGTTTCTCTTGTTTAGTTTGATGATTATTTTTTCTTTTCAATGTGGTTAAGACCATTCGGCTTTAGTCTAAATATAGCACGGGTTGTTTAACATAGGTATTAATAACCTGCTGCCTATGTTGACTACTTTGTTTCAGTATGACTTAGTGCGTTCTGTGTGATGTAATGAGTGGCAAATATCATCAAGCTTATATGTGGCAAGCAAGGTTTTGGATTTTTGGTCAGTTATTAAGTGTACAAATATGTCGCCCTTTTTCATTTACATTTTTGAtaatttattttctcttttctctctgGAAAAGGAGAGGGATTGAGAGGAAGGTAGCTGGTTTGGGTGAAGAAAAGAGAAATACGGTAGGGTTTGCAGTTGGTTCATGCTCTGCAAACCAAAGGCACAACTCTACCTATCACTTCTTCCCTGTCACATCTATATTCGAATTGTCCCTTGTTTTGTACTAAATCACCCATGCTAACCCATGCTGCTCCACACGTTTAGGCAATGGACTTGTGGTACTCTGTCATGGAATATGTTGTGTGAGCTCATTGCACTTGCGTCCTCATAACTTCCTTTTTTTGTAGTTTAACTTTTGGTATTTGTTCTTCTGTGATTGTGTAACTGGTGTGTGCAAATTTCATCAGCAAAAGCTTTGGCATCTATCCTGATTTACTAAATGCATCTCATATAAAGACACCAATTTCAGATGTATGTAGTTTTGCTGTTCATGTTCATAATTGATACATCACTTAATAAAGTTTTGTGTTCTTTGTTTCAGGACCATTATGGTAACTCTGCATTACTATCTAAAGGTGCAGGAGGCCTCCAGCTTAATGGTACCAGAGGGTTTGATGGGCAGCCATTTAGACCAAGCATAGTTCACGGTGTTGGCGCAACACCAAACCACTCCACATTTGATATGGGTTCAACATTGACAGAACATGATGCTGAATTGTATGGGCATCAGAATCACTTCAGGCCAGACATGGGAAAGATCAACACTTTTGGCAGAAGGGACTTTGATTCTACTTATCTCTCGGAATCTGATCTTTCAGATACTTTCTCTGGATTGAGGCTATCTAATAGGGCATCATTTGATGAAAGGAGTCATGAGAAAGAGCTGCTTGATGAAATGCATATGCATCGCAGATATTTCAACTCTAATATGGCTGATGATAGCCGGCTTCCTTCAGCTGGTAATGTTTTTCACTCACCTAGGTCCAAGCACATGGATTTTCGCCCGACACGTCGAAATTGTTTCCGTAGGCAGAACAGTTCAATTGATGCCCCCAATGTCCCAAGGATGAATCACCATCACATGGATAATGTTGATCAACTGTCTTTTGCTGAAAGGCTAACTTTGATGCAGTCAGGCAATTTGCGTGGGGAGGCCAATTATCTCCGTGATGCAGCTACGACAAATATGATAAACCCCTTGAGCTGTAGAAACAACACCATTACAGACTTGGATTTGGCTAGGAGTCGTAGGGTATACCTTGAGGATCAGTTTGCCCGGCAGTGTCTGCAGAATGAAAGTAGTTATGTACCAAAATCTGGTCTCTCTTATAGTGGTAACAGGCTCTATCATGATGAGCCTTGTTTCCCCTCTTCAAGGGCGCAAAGATTAGGGTCGCAGTTTCATCCTAACTTGGGGAGCATTCCATGTCACGGTGACCAGCAATCACGACTCTTCTCTGTTAATAGAAGGCCAGCTGGTAGGAATATGGGCCTACAGAGCAATCAAGATAATGCTGTAGAACACTGCATAGATTCTATTGATAGAAACAGTGATGAAACCTTGGAGCTACTTGATGCAGTTGGCCATGTCATGAACGTCAGGTATATTGTTGTTTTATTCCGCAGTTGGCTTTTTAGTTCAATATATATTTCTGTGGAAGTCATCTCATTTTTATCTTAATGCAGTGTGGATCAACATGGCAGTCGGTTTATTCAACAGAAACTAGAAGAGGCATCTGCTGAGGATAGGGAAAAGATCTTTCCAGAGATACTGGCCAATGTTATTGCTCTAACAACTGATGTGTTTGGTAATTATGTGATCCAGAAGGTACATCAACTGGTCCTGGTAATTTATTGATTATTTGTTTTTTGGGATATACTGATGCCTGTGATGCACTGTTCACAGTTCTTTGAGTTTGCTACGGAGAGCCAGCTGAAACAGTTAGCAGATAAACTCAATGGCCATATTAAGGCTCTAAGCGGTCAGATGTATGGTTGCAGAGTTGTTCAAAAGGTCAGTTTAATGTTAACGATTTGTTCCTGTTACAGTGTCATGCAAAATTTGTTCCTTCTGTTTTTATGTAAATGTCCCAAAAACGCAACCCATAAAAAATTCAGTGTTAAAGAATTTTTCTGATTTTTGAGTAATCAAAATTCAGTGTAGGAATGGGTAGTTAGAAAGCAGTTTGTGAGTTATTTAGCCATTTTTTGTGACAAAATTATGTGGTACTGCATATTTCACAAAAATGCATTTATCTTTCGATTTAGTTTGTGCCCTGACCTTGTTTTGGATGCTCCAGTTGTTTGTACATGAGATAATCCACCAAATTCTGGTACTTCCATGTTGCTGCTAGTAGTAACTTGACAGCACAGCCATACTTAGACCTCCAAAAGGTCaatcttcagtttacttgacttttgagcctgcTAGTAGTAACTTGACAGCCATTCAAGGATGTCTTGGTTGTTCACGAGGCCATCCATTTGTTGTTATGTGATGACCTGATTTCTTGTCTTCCGATGGCATTTGACATTGTGATGACCAACTCCAACTCATTGATTTGTCATACCCATACTAAACAAAGGTTAGGTTCAGAGACAGTGCTGCATTGTTGAGTTTTTACTCCTTTCGAAGTAGTAAATTTATTGACTGGTGTTTTTCTTACCCTGTTCCATTGAGTAGTAAATCATTATTGGTCTGTATAGATGTCAGCATGCTCCCTTTCTACTCATTTTGGAGCACCTGTTCTTCACTTCTAAGAGTTGTTGCATTGAATGGTAGTTCTCATCCATTGGGGTTTTGATTGACATGGCACGTttgcaatggagttttatatatctttagcATGCTTTAAATTATGAAATCCTAATATTCAGTATTGACAGGTTATTGAGGTAGTTGATATGGACACAAAGATTGCTATAGTTTATGAGCTCATGGATTCTGTTCTGGATTGTATCGGTGATCAGAATGGCAACCATGTAATCCAGAAGTGCATTGAGTGTGTTCCTGAAGATCGCATTCCATTTGTTATAGAGCCTATACTATCACAAATTTGTAAGCTTTGCACTCACCAATATGGCTGTAGAGTTATTCAGGTACAAAAATTGcacattctttttctttttaaagtgTTAGATTAGTCCCTTTTGAACTAAGAAGATTGTATTATGTATTTGCAGAGAGTTTTGGAGCATTGCCGTAAACCGGCGACTCAAAGTGCTGTGATGAATGAAATTGTGCAGCATGCTTTTGCCTTGACTGAAGATAAATATGGGAACTACGTTGTTCAGGTATTTCAGTACACTCTGTATATGTATTGTATATACTGGAATAGTTTTCTATTTCTGTGTTGACTTGTATGATATTTATACATCGTACAGCCCTAAGCCACTGGTCCAGCCAAATAATCTGCATATGTTGCTGACAAAATAATTTGTTTCTATTGAATTCTGACTTCTGAGTGACATCCTAACTAGAAAGGTTGTGTTGCATTTATCATGTGAACTGACAGTAGGATACATTTCCTTAACTAGCTGCCAGTTGTATGTCTCTTTCATATTGAAGTGTGTAAAATCTATTTGATCCAATAACAAATAATTTTGCACTTATCTGCAGGGGATTTccttttcaattaaaagaccagcTCGTTTTAGGAATACTTGGATAAATAATACACATTTTTTTAGCAAGACTTGAACATGACTTGTTTAGTTAACAACCTAGTTTCCGCATGTTTTTCAATATTAAAATGTTAGTCTATTTTAAATAAAGTCTTGTACATTACATGCGTACATTTTATTATATAAATTGCAGAAGTTAAAAAAAGAGCTAGGCTTTACTTTTATGTTTTGCCACCGCGTTATGCTTTTCTGACAAAGCGAGCGCCTGAGCGCAATTCTGCACACATTAAGCGCAAGGCGTTTTACTGTGGTTTAGAGCCTGGGtgtgccttttttaactatgataaaTCTAACGATGTACTTCTGACTGAAAATGCAAGTCTTTTAGGACATGACGGCACTTTGACCATATAGAACATGTTGTCTCACATAAATGTAGTTATGCATTGCAGAAGTAATAGTCCATGATGAATCTTGCAATATCAAACTTAATACTTCTGTATATACCATATTATCTAATTTGATAATATCTGTCCATGAGGATTTTGAAGTATCATTTAAAAATAAACATAGTATACCCCTTTATAGGGGTTTTAATAGTCATTCCAATTTTCCAATGCTGGTGCTCCAAAGCAAGTTATGTTAGCAATATGCAGTCCTTATCTCATTGTCAGTCTGGCCATG is a window encoding:
- the LOC123043325 gene encoding pumilio homolog 2 isoform X1, encoding MAPFGDGGGMGGGPFGNGGMGGGAFGGTGRAFGHGGEDDPGWGWDPLRSGSAPPTMDGALLGAEGVLGGGGGGDSFFSGAGGLGARLDEVSRRRGVIDQDHYGNSALLSKGAGGLQLNGTRGFDGQPFRPSIVHGVGATPNHSTFDMGSTLTEHDAELYGHQNHFRPDMGKINTFGRRDFDSTYLSESDLSDTFSGLRLSNRASFDERSHEKELLDEMHMHRRYFNSNMADDSRLPSAGNVFHSPRSKHMDFRPTRRNCFRRQNSSIDAPNVPRMNHHHMDNVDQLSFAERLTLMQSGNLRGEANYLRDAATTNMINPLSCRNNTITDLDLARSRRVYLEDQFARQCLQNESSYVPKSGLSYSGNRLYHDEPCFPSSRAQRLGSQFHPNLGSIPCHGDQQSRLFSVNRRPAGRNMGLQSNQDNAVEHCIDSIDRNSDETLELLDAVGHVMNVSVDQHGSRFIQQKLEEASAEDREKIFPEILANVIALTTDVFGNYVIQKFFEFATESQLKQLADKLNGHIKALSGQMYGCRVVQKVIEVVDMDTKIAIVYELMDSVLDCIGDQNGNHVIQKCIECVPEDRIPFVIEPILSQICKLCTHQYGCRVIQRVLEHCRKPATQSAVMNEIVQHAFALTEDKYGNYVVQHVLQHGKPEERSSIIQKLTGQVVILSQQKYASNVIEKCLTYGTPEERDVLIREIFSCGQTFQTLMKDQFGNYVVQKVLQTCDDKHLEMILSSIKVHLNELKNYTYGKHIVARVEKLIITGENRVRMASKPCRCQQAAKCADADADSS
- the LOC123043325 gene encoding pumilio homolog 2 isoform X2, which encodes MAPFGDGGGMGGGPFGNGGMGGGAFGGTGRAFGHGGEDDPGWGWDPLRSGSAPPTMDGALLGAEGVLGGGGGGDSFFSGAGGLGARLDEVSRRRGVIDQDHYGNSALLSKGAGGLQLNGTRGFDGQPFRPSIVHGVGATPNHSTFDMGSTLTEHDAELYGHQNHFRPDMGKINTFGRRDFDSTYLSESDLSDTFSGLRLSNRASFDERSHEKELLDEMHMHRRYFNSNMADDSRLPSAGNVFHSPRSKHMDFRPTRRNCFRRQNSSIDAPNVPRMNHHHMDNVDQLSFAERLTLMQSGNLRGEANYLRDAATTNMINPLSCRNNTITDLDLARSRRVYLEDQFARQCLQNESSYVPKSGLSYSGNRLYHDEPCFPSSRAQRLGSQFHPNLGSIPCHGDQQSRLFSVNRRPAGRNMGLQSNQDNAVEHCIDSIDRNSDETLELLDAVGHVMNVSVDQHGSRFIQQKLEEASAEDREKIFPEILANVIALTTDVFGNYVIQKFFEFATESQLKQLADKLNGHIKALSGQMYGCRVVQKVIEVVDMDTKIAIVYELMDSVLDCIGDQNGNHVIQKCIECVPEDRIPFVIEPILSQICKLCTHQYGCRVIQRVLEHCRKPATQSAVMNEIVQHAFALTEDKYGNYVVQC